CGGACGACAGGATGGACCAGAAGTCGCGGCCGGTGCGCCACACCACGTCCTTGCCTTCCGGGTCGTCGGCGTAGATCTGGTCGAGTTTGCGCAGATGAGGCTGGGCGCTGGAATCAAACTGGTAAAGCAGATTGACGTGGTGCGCCAGATCGATATTGGTGGCGTCGCCGACCGATTCGACCCAGCCGGTCAGTTCATTGATGGCCAGATCCGGCTGGGCGGCGGCGATTTCGGCCAGCACGCGACGAAGCTCGGCCGGATTGCCGAGCACGCTTGCCGGGGATGAAGAGAACACGCCGAACATACCTGCCACCTCCGCCACTCAGGGCTGTACCTGACTGACACCTGTATGAATGTTTTGTGCCGCGCGGCGATCCGCTGCCGCCGCGTCGCGGGATGGTCGACCGTAGTGGTCTAGAATCCCGACCCTGTAGCGTAACGCGACTGCGCAAACTTTGCCATGCAGCAATATCTCGATCTCATGCGACACGTGCTGGAACACGGCACGGTCAAGACCGACCGCACCGGCACCGGCACCCGTTCGGTGTTCGGCTGGCAGATGCGGTTCGACCTCGCGCAGGGCTTTCCGGTACTGACCACCAAGAAACTGCACCTGCGATCCATCATCGTCGAACTGCTGTGGTTCCTGCGCGGCGACACCAATATCGCCTGGCTGAAGGAACACGGCGTCAGCATCTGGGACGAATGGGCCGACGAGAACGGCGACCTCGGCCCGGTCTACGGCGCCCAGTGGCGCAGCTGGCCGACGCCGGACGGCCGCCACATCGACCAGATCAGCGAACTGCTGGTCGGCCTGCGCAACAACCCCGATTCGCGCCGCCACATCGTCAGTGCCTGGAATCCGGCGGAAATCCCGTCGATGAAGCTGCCGCCCTGCCACGCACTGTTCCAGTTCTACGTTGCGGACGGGCGATTGTCCTGCCAGCTGTACCAGCGCAGCGCAGACATATTTCTCGGAGTGCCTTTCAATATCGCCAGTTACGCGCTGCTGACGATGATGGTGGCGCAGGTGTGCGGCCTCGAGCCGGGCGAATTCGTGCATACGCTGGGCGACGCCCACCTGTACTCGAACCATCTGGAACAGGCGCAACTGCAGCTGACACGGGCGCCGCGGCCGCTGCCGACGATGTGGATCAACCCGGAGGTGACCGACCTGTTCGCCTTCCGCCCGGAAGATTTCCGGCTCGACGGCTACGATCCGTGGCCGCACATTCCTGCAAAGGTGGCGGTATGAAGCTGTCGCTGATCGCCGCCCTGGCCGCCAACGGCATGATAGGTCGCGACAACGGCATGCCCTGGCATCTGCCGGAAGACCTGAAGCGCTTCCGCGCGCTGACCATGGGCCACCCCATCATCATGGGGCGCAAGACCTGGGATTCGCTGGGCCGGCCGCTGCCCGGGCGCACCAGCATCGTGGTGAGCCGGCAGGACGGGCTGGACATCGCCGGCGCGCGGGTGGTGCCGTCGCTGGACGCCGCAGTCGAACTGGCGGCGACGGTGGAGGGCGGCGACGAAGCTTTCGTGATCGGCGGCGCGCAGCTCTACGCGCTGGCGCTGCCGCGGGTCGATCGCCTGCTGCTGACCGAAATCGCCGACGCTTTCGACGGCGACACGCGTTTCCCCGACTACGACCGTAGCGCCTGGCAGGAAACGGCACGCGAAGAGGCGGTCAGCGCCGGCGGCCTGCGCTACGCCTTCGTCGACTACACGCGACGCGCGGCGCAGCCTCGCTAGGCGCGCGCGTCGGCGTTGCTTGCCGGCCCCGCCGGCCTGCTTCAGTCGCGTACGCAGTCGACCGCGTAATCCAGCGCTTCGCCTTCGCCGGTGCCGACCAGACCGTGGATGTCGGTCTCGAAGCCGGGAAAGGCGCGGTTGAATTCACGTGCGAAGCGCAGGTAGTTGACGATGGTGCGGTTGAAGCGCTCACCCGGAATCAGCAGCGGAATGCCCGGCGGATAGGGCGTCAGCAGCACGCTGGTGATGCGGCCTTCCAGCTCGTCGATGGCCACGCGGTCGATCTCGCGGTGCGCCATGCGCGCCCAGGCGTCGGCCGGCTTCATCGCCGGTTCCATCGGCGACAGATACATTTCGGTGGTCAGACGCGCGATGTCGTGCTTCTTGTACATCTCGTGGATACGCACGCACAGGTCGCGCAGGCCGACCCGCTCGTAGCGCGGGTGGGCGGCGACGAACTCGGGCATCACGCGCCACAGCGGCTGGTTGTTGTCGTAGTCGTCCTTGAACTGCTGCAGCTCGGTCACCATGGTGTTCCAGCGGCCCTTGGTGATGCCGATCGTGAACATGATGAAGAAGCTGTACAGGCCGGTCTTCTCGACGATGATGCCGTGTTCTGACAGGTAGCGCGTCAGGATGCCGGCCGGGATGCCCCAGTCCGCGAAGTCGCCATCGACGTCCAGGCCCGGGGTGATCACCGTGGCCTTGATCGGGTCCAGCATGTTGAAGCCGTCGGCCAGGTCGCCGAAGCCGTGCCAGCGCTCGCCGGCGCGCAGCGTCCAGTCCTCGCGCGTGCCCAGGCCCTCGTCGGCCAGATGGTCGGGGCCCCACACCTTGAACCACCAGTCGGCGCCGAATTCGGCGTCCACCTTGCGCATCGCGCGACGGAACTCGACTGCCTCGGCCAGTGATTCCTCGACCAGTGCGGTGCCGCCCGGCGGCTCCATCATCGCCGCCGCCACGTCGCACGAGGCGATGATGGCGTACTGCGGGCTGGTCGAGGTGTGCATCAGGTAGGCCTC
The window above is part of the Methyloversatilis discipulorum genome. Proteins encoded here:
- a CDS encoding thymidylate synthase, which produces MQQYLDLMRHVLEHGTVKTDRTGTGTRSVFGWQMRFDLAQGFPVLTTKKLHLRSIIVELLWFLRGDTNIAWLKEHGVSIWDEWADENGDLGPVYGAQWRSWPTPDGRHIDQISELLVGLRNNPDSRRHIVSAWNPAEIPSMKLPPCHALFQFYVADGRLSCQLYQRSADIFLGVPFNIASYALLTMMVAQVCGLEPGEFVHTLGDAHLYSNHLEQAQLQLTRAPRPLPTMWINPEVTDLFAFRPEDFRLDGYDPWPHIPAKVAV
- a CDS encoding dihydrofolate reductase, whose protein sequence is MKLSLIAALAANGMIGRDNGMPWHLPEDLKRFRALTMGHPIIMGRKTWDSLGRPLPGRTSIVVSRQDGLDIAGARVVPSLDAAVELAATVEGGDEAFVIGGAQLYALALPRVDRLLLTEIADAFDGDTRFPDYDRSAWQETAREEAVSAGGLRYAFVDYTRRAAQPR